The following nucleotide sequence is from Nitrosopumilus adriaticus.
GAAAGATAATTACAAAGACAAACAACTCAGGAGGAATTCTTGGTGGAATTTCAAATGGAATGCCAATTACAATGAGAATTGCATTCAAGCCAGCATCATCTATTGCACAAAAACAAAATACTGTTGATATCAAGACGAAAAAAGAAGCAATCCTCCAGGTGAAAGGAAGACACGATCCATGTGTAGTTCCACGAGCCCCCCCAGTAGTAGATTCACTAGTTGCATTAACTATTGCAGATCATGCACTCCTTGCAGGGGCAATCAAGCCTGTTTTGTAAGAAAATGTCAGATATCAATGATCTTCGAAATAAAATGGATCAAGTAACACTTGAAATGATAAAATTATTAAAAATTAGAACAGACATTGCAAAAGAAATTGGTGAGGTTAAAAAAAATATTGGAAAAGGTGTCACAGATGAGGTCAGAGAAGATAATTTACGTCGAAAAGTAATTTCACTATGTGATGAAATTGGACTGGAAGAATCTATTGCAACAAAATTTTTCAATTTTCTATTAAATGAATCAGTAAAAGTTCAATCAGTCAACAAACAAACACATCTCTCAATATTCCTAAAAGCAAAATCAATGGAGCAGCAAGGAAAAAAAATTATCCATATGGAAGTAGGAGAGCCTGACTTTCTACCACCACTAATTGTTAAAAAAGCATTAGAAGAAGTATTTGATAAAGGGTTTTTGAAATATGGTCAAGCTAGAGGCATGCCAACTTTCAGAGAGGCACTTGCAAAATATGCTTCTAAAAAATTCAATGCTAAAGTAACTGAAGATAACATTATTGTCAGCCCGGGTGCTAGATTTTCAATATTTACTGCAATTACTACACTTCTCAATCCAGGTGATGAAATGATAGTAATAGAACCTGCATGGCCAGCATACAAAGATTGTGCACTTAATGCAGGAATAAAAGTAAGAACTATCAGTACAACTTTGGAAGAAAAATGGGATCCATCATTAGAGCAGATCAAAAATACAATAAATTCAAACACAAAGATGATTGTGCTAAATTATCCAAACAATCCAACAGGCAAAATACTTTCTGAAAAACTTCAAGATACGATTGTGGAGTTGGCCAAACAAAATGATCTGTATGTACTAAGTGATGAAATCTATTCTCAATATGCAAAATCTAACTGGAAAAGTATTCTATCATATGATTATAAGAAAAGCATAGTTACTCAATCATTTTCAAAATCTCATGCCATGACAGGATTTAGAATTGGTTATGCAATTGCAGATACAGAAATTATTGAAAAAATGGCAAAATTAGAGGCATTATGCCTAACAAATGTCTCAGAACCAATCCAATATATCGCCATGAAGGCTCTAGAAGCGGACACATCCAACAATTCTAATACGGTTCAAAATAGACTAGATTTGTTGATTGAAAAGGCATCTGAGATAGGGTTAGATTTTGTAGTTCCAGATGGCGCAATGTACATTTTTGCTAGAAATAATCAGGAAGGATTTGACGGAATTCAATTTGCCAATTCCAGTCTTGAAAAAGGACTTGCCGTAGCACCAGGAGAAGGGTTTGGGAATTACAGGAATTTCATCAGAATTTCTGCATGTCAAGACGAGAAAACACTAATTGAGGGAATGAATATACTGAGTAACATCATGAGTGAAAAACAATGAAAAAGATTACAGTTGTTGGTGCAGGAGGTCAAATGGGACAATGGTTTGCCAAATATTTTGCAGCGAAGGATTTTGAAGTAACAGGATATGATTCAGAAAATAAAATTGCAGGGAAAAATATTATTTCATCAGATTCTTTAGTAGGATCAATCCTAAAATCAGATTATGTAGTGTTATGTACTCCAACAAGAAGAACTCCAGAAATTATTAGACTGATAGCAAAAGAGATGAAGAGAGGCACATATCTTATTGAAATATCATCAGAAAAATCCAAAGTGGTTTCATCATTGTCAAAAATGCCAGATAAGATTAATCCAATATGTATTCACCCAATGTTTGGTCCTGGAACAAAAACGATCAAAGGTCAAAACATTATTTCAGTCCCCATTAAAGATGCTAAAAAAGAACTAACAGTAGCAAAAACATTGTTTGAAGGTGCAAACTTTGTAACAATTGATGCAGCAGAGCATGATAAAAAAATTGCAGTTATTTTGGGATTGACTCATTTGATGAATTTAGTTTTTGCAAATATAATTTCAAAAGACGAAAAAATGAATCTTACAGAAAAAATGTCAGGCACCACATTTAGAGTTCAAAAGACATTAGCAGAAAGTATCATGACAGAATCTCCAGAACTTATTGAAACAATTATCGCTAATCCAGAAATTAGGAGAGTTGCAGAAGAGCTTTGGAAAGATATTGGAAGATTACTTACTGCAGTACAAGAATCAAAGACTGAAGAAGTGATTACATATATCAAAGAATGTCAAGAGAGGTTAGCCAAGCATACTGATGTTGCTGAATCATACAAAAGAATGACAAAAATGGTAAAAGCAGTTGAAAAATAGTAGGCATGCGTTCAACAAAAATTGTTACGTCGTTCATTAGAAGTAATGACAAATTATTGATTTTGAAAAGAAGCGACAAAGTAAAATCAATGAAAGGTCTCTGGGCGGGGGTAAGCGGAATCATCGAAAATAATGAAGAGCCATTGAAAAGAGCAAAGATAGAAATTTTTGAAGAAGTCGGAATCACAGAAGATGAAATCAGACTTGTAAAATCAGCAGCAGGAATGAGAGTTAATTCCCCACAATATCAAAATCACGAATGGGAGATATACCCATTTTTGTTTGAGGCAGAAAATCCAACAGTCAAACTAAACTGGGAAAATTCACAATATGAGTGGATAAACATAGAAGAGTTAGAAAAATATGAAACAGTTCCTAGTCTTCAAAAAGTCTTATTCAATTTGTTGTAAGTTATCATTTTCTTTTTCATATTTTTTTTGTTGCGGTAACATCATGTAAACACAAGCGCCACCACACATAGTACATGGGACATTGTTTCCAGGGTGTTGTCCCGTTCTACTGTGGATTTTTGCGGCTTCTTCTGGATCTATAGATAGTGCAAGTTGCTTTTCCCAATCCAAAGTACGTCTTGCTTCAGTCATTTCCATATCCCATTTGATAACTTTATCACGAATTTTAACAAGATCACCTGCATGAGCTGCAATTCTATATGCAATTAATCCAGCTTTTACTTCATCTGCATTAGGCAATGCCAGATGCTCAGAAGGAGTAAGATAACATAAAAGATCCACACCTTCACTTGCTGAAACTGCAGCTCCTATTGCACTTGCAATATGATCATGTCCGGATGCAACATCTGTAACTAACGGACCTAGAACATAATATGGAACATCGCCGATTAAGGATTTTGCTAATCGCACATTTGCTGCAACTTCGTTTAATGGAACATGTCCAGGACCTTCGACCATTACCTGTATGTCTTGTTCATGAGCACGTTTAGTTAATTGTGAAATATTTATCATCTCTTGAACTTGCAACTCATCATGAGAGTCTAGGATCGAGCCTGGTCTAAGAGCATCTCCGAGGCTAAATGTCACATCATATTTTTTTGCAATCTCAATCAAATAGTCATAGTGAGTCAAGTATGGATTTTCTTTATCATGTTTTAGCATCCACGCAGCAGTAATGGTCCCACCCTTACTTACAACACCACCATATCTCTGAACCTTTAGTATTCTTTTTGCAATATCTTTTGTAATCCCACAGTGAATTGTCGTGTAATCAACACCATCTTTTGCATTATTTTCAAATGCGTTAAGATAATCATCTTCAGTTAAATTCAAAGGGTTTTTGTGAACTTCAACACCATAATTATAAGCCTCATAAATTGGAACAGTACCAAAAGTAATTGGTGCAGTATCCATTAGCGTTTGTCTTATCATTTTAACATCTCCACCATCACTAAGATCCATCATGGTGTCTGCATGATACTTTACTGCAACTTTTGCTTTTTCAATTTCTTCATCTAGATTTACATTCAGAGTTGAAGTACCAATGTTTACGTTTACTTTAGTTTTGAGACCCTTGCCAATTCCAACATTGTGAATTTTTTGCGGTCGTGAATTATTACTTGGAATTATAATTGAGCCACGAGCAATTTTTGGGATAAGCCAATCCAATGAAACATCTTCGTCTTTTGCAACTTGTTTCATTTCATCAGTTGCTACACCTCGTCTAGCTGAAGTCATCTGTGTTGCCATAGAACAATCTACGTTGTTACCTGATTTAAACAATAGTGAAAAATGAAAAAAAATCAGATCGCACCACTATTGTTTATAGTATATTAAGAAAATAGATCGACCTTAAATGTTAGAATGCCACTATAGATCAGTATGAGAGCAATCAAAGAATGTATGCATTGTGGAAAGGAGTTCTATAGTTTAAAAGATGATTTTTGTTCTTTTGATTGTGTAACTCAATCATCATAATTTTAAAATTAATCAAGTTCCAATTCTTTTTGCAGATCTAGTTTTTCGGATTTTATTCTAAAAATTCTATCCATTATAGGCGTGATAATGTGCTTAGAATCATCGGAATTTGCAAAATTTTCCTTAATCTCTTTTACTCTTTGAGATAATTCAATTTCAGCAGAAACTAGAGAGATGTATTTTCTTAGTTTTTGATTTTCAGATTTTAAAGATTCAATTTCAGAGGCAGTTGTCATCTGGGAGGACTCCAACTTTCTTCAACATCATTATTTGTAGATACAAGTAACTGCTTACCACATTTGAAACACTGCCAGAGGAATTTTTCATCTTTTTTTGTTTGATATTGCATGGGAAGTAAACAAGTCGTGCATCGTAATTCTTCAGGGGATCCATCTATTATCGGAATTTTTGTCATTTGCTTGTAGATAATCACTCAAGTATAAAATCAATATTATGAAATGAGAGTTTTGGAAAAAAGTAAAGTAAAAGCAAATTAGTGCTAAAAAAAATAGAAAACCATGAATTTACTTTCAATTGGAGGCTCAGATCCTTCATCAGGTGCTGGAATTCAAAGCGACATCAAAACTTTTTCATCATTTAATGTTCATTGTCTTACTGTAGTAACTGCAATTACCAGTCAAAACACATCAAATTTTGGTATTGTAGAGCCAGTATCACAAAAAATTTTAAAAGATCAAATTCTATCTGTAATGTCGGATTTTAAAATTGATGGAATAAAAATCGGAATGGTATACAATTCTGATATCATTAAAATTCTGCATACCAAATTAAGAAAATTAAAAATTCCAATTGTAGTAGATCCAGTAATTAAATCAACTACTGGCGGAATGCTAATAGAAAAAACAGCGATTGTAGATTTTCAAAAATACATCATTCCTCTTGCCACAGTTATTACGCCAAACAAGTACGAAGCAGAAATACTATCAAAATCCAAAATAACATCAAAAAAATCTACTAGCATGGTTGCAAAAAAAATTCAAAGGATGGGAGCTAAAAATGTTGTAATAACAGGAGCACAAACGGGAAGTAAAAAAATTTCAGATTTCATTCTAGAGAAACATAAAGAATACTATATTTCTGGAGAGAAAATCAACAGCATCAATCATGGTAGTGGTTGCAATTATTCAGCAGCTATAGTTTTTGCTCTAGCGAAAAACAAAACAATAGAAGAATCATTAAGATTTGCCCAGCAATTTACTCACAATTCAATTAAAAACGCAAAGAAAGTGGGAAAAGGAATAGTAATTACTGAAATTCAAGATCCTATTCACAAAGAGTTGTCAGAGGCCATAGAGAAATTTATTCAAATCAAAAATATTTACAAAAATATTCCTGAATGTCAAATAAACTATGTTTATTCCAAACAAAAACCAAAATCAATAAAAGATATTCTAGGAATTTCTGGAAGAATAGTAAAATCAGGAAATGGTGCTACAGTAGCAGGAGAGTTAGATTATGGGGGTTCAAAGCATGTTGCAACAGCATTATTAATCATGAATAAAAAATATCCAAAAATCTGTTCTGCAATAAATATAAAATATCAAGATACTACAATTTCAAAAATTAAAAAATCAAAATTAATTGTTTCAAGTTATGATAGAAAAGAAGAGCCAAAAAATGTGAAAATTAAAGGATCCACCATTGAGTGGGGTATCAAAAAAGCTGTGAAAAATACAACAAAAATACCAGATGTGATTTATCATAAAGGAGATTTTGGAAAAGAGCCAATGATCATAATATTTGGGGAAACGCCAGACAATGTTTTAAAAAAAATTATGAAGATTATTTGAGTATGATCAAAACTCATCCTTGAACATAAATACTCAATTCTCAAATGAAATTTGTGAAAGCAGTAATTCTTGCCGGAGGTTTAGGCACAAGGCTACAGCCATACACCACATTTCTTCCAAAACCAATGTTACCATTAGGAGAAAAACCAATTTTAGAGCATCTAATTGAATGGACAAGAAAAAATGGCGTTAAATCAATTGTACTATGTGTTAGTTATCTAAGGAAAACAATCGAAGATTATTTTGAAGACGGTAAAAGACTAGGAGTGAATATAGAATATGCAGTTTCAGATAAACCACTTGCAACTGCAGGTCAACTAAAAACAGCTGAGAAATTCATCGATGACACTTTTGTTTGCATTTACGGCGACTCAATTTTTAATTTTAGTCTCAGAAATATGATAAAGCAGCATAAACAAAAAAAAGCATTTGTCACTATGAGTCTAAACGAATACAAAACTAATTTGCCTTATGGAGTAATAGATACGCTGAAGAATGGGAGAGTATCAAGCTGGAATGAAAAACCAGAGATAAAGGCAAATGTAAACATGGGGTGTTATGTAATGGAGCCTGAAATTTTAAAATTCATACCAAAAAACAAACCATTTGGAATGGACGATGTTATTAAAAAAGCCATGAGTAGAAAAAAAGTAGTTAGCAGTTTTCTTACAAAGAATGGGTTTACAGATATTGGAAATAAAGCATCCTACAAAAAAGCATATCAGGAATATATTCAAAAGTTAGGTAAGATCTGAAAATAAAAATGAGCGATCCAATTATCAGAGAATTAAGAAAAGAAGACCTCTGGAATGGATTTCTAATTTCACTAGATTCATTAAAAAATGCAAGCAATATCGAAAAATCTAAAGCTGAAGAGATTTTTGAAAAAATTAATTCAAATCCCGATCATATAATAGCAGTTGCAGAAATAGATGGGAAAATTGTAGGTTCTACAACACTTCTCATAGAATCAAAGTTTATCCATAATGGGGGATTAGTTGGACACATTGAAGATGTGGTTGTGAATAAAGAATTTCAAGGACAAAGAATAGGAGAGAAAATTATGAATTATTTAATCGAAATATCAAAAAAACGAGGCTGTTACAAGACAATTCTAGATTGCACAGATGATGTTAAACCATTTTATGAAAAGCTAGGCTTCAAGCAAGTAGCTAATGAATTAAGGTTGGATCATATCTAGAAATATTCTTTCTTTGGACGTTTCTTTTTTTCTTTCATCAAATAAGCCCCAACAACAATTGCAGGGATGGAGAGAATAATAAACAATATAGGAGTTAACTGAAGATAATCAGTAACATAATCATCATTTATTGAATCCAATATGAAATAAGAGGCCAACATCCCTACCAACAAAATTGCACCGCCTGCAACAATGATCATGCCAGTGGGTTTAGAACCATAAGTTTTTGTCATTATAAAAGGAACAGCAGCTAAAATTCCAGCAGGACCAGCACCGATTGAATAAAACATGAACAGTTTAGAATCAATAAAGTTCTGAGTATAAAGATCAGGATGTTGATCATCAATCAGTAAGTATTCCAGAGAAATTATTTGACCAACAAACAGTACAAAAAAAACAAGACTGGTTAATGCAAGCCAATTTTCAACTCGCATTTTAATTTTAAACATAGTTTAACACAATTTAGTTGATAAATAAACCATTCAAAAAATCAAACAATACCAACCAAGTTGGCTAATTCTTTTCTACAAGATGCCCCGAGTTTTTCTGCAGCTTGTTCTGGAGAAACATCATTTAAGAAAATACCATATCCACGTTCTAATCCAGACCAAGATTTTGTGATAGGATAAACCTCAATGTGCCAATGAATTTGTCGACTGTTTTTCTTTTCAGGGGACAAATGAAAAACAAGGTTATACGATACATTTTTGACAGTTTTTGACAAACCACCCAAAGTTGCTCTTAAAATTAAAGACAAATCATTAATTTCTTTTTGTGTAATTTTTGAAAAGCTAGTAGTATGTTTTTTTGGGGAAATCCAAAACTCATATGGATATGATGGAGACCAAGGACAAAATGCGATAAAGCCTTCAGTTTGAAGAACTTGTCTTGGACCAGCAATTTCTTCATTTACGGTCTGACACATTGGGCACACTCCTTTTTCATTTAGAATTTTGTGTGATGCCTCGGCTTCACTCTCAATTACTGGAGGAATAGTAGAGAAGGTAAGGAGGTTTAGGTGAGGGTGAGGATTAGTACTTCCTGCCAAATCACCATGATCACCAAAAATTGAAACGTATGTAACACCTTTTTGAGTATATAACCATCTTAATCTATCTTGAACAACAACTAGAACGTTTGACCATTGTTCAGGATCAATTGTTGCAAATGTGTCTTTTTCTTTTGGAGATGCAACAACAATGTAATGATATCCATATGCTGGTTCACTATAAAATGGCCTATCACTGTAAGAATTTTCTGTATCAATTGAAACAATAGGATTTTTACTTTCAAATACTCTAATTGCCCAACCTTCAACATATTCATCCTCATTATCTTGAAGACGTTGTAGCATTCCATCTTTTGCAACAAGTGATAGTACAGAAGGGTTTGTCATGGATTCATTTCCAGGAGCAAAGGGGGATTTTTTTGGATCAATAATTTTATCTTCTTTTTTGGTTACAATCATGAAACGCTCAGAAACATAATCTTTGCGCATATCCCCCATAATTGTAACTGAAAGAAAATGTCTGTTAAAACGTTTACTAAGAGATGATATTTTCAAATTAAAAACATATTTTGAAATTAATTTCAATAAAAATTAAAATTCATATTTTGAGTATTTATGAATAAGCTAAAAATCAAATTTAAAAAATTAATTGATTCCAAATTTTTGATCGCACATTTTGTTGCAAGCTTTAAAGGAGAGCAGCTAAGTTCCTAAAACAGAGAATATTATGGATAATTCAGATATTCATATGATTTACGTTCTATTAGATGGAGTCGGAGATCTTCCACATCCAGACTTACAAGGAAAAACACCATTAGAGGCAGCAAATACTCCGACTTTGGACAAAATTGCAAGCAATGGATGTATTGGAGAGGTGATTTCTGTTGGCAAAGGAATTGCTCCTGAATCAGATATTGCTGTTTTCAATATGCTAGGATACAGATTCAATCATGCAGAATATGTAGGAAGAGGAGTCATCGAAGCAATAGGAATTGGTATTGACTTTAAGGACGGGGATTTAGCATTAAGAGGAAATTATTCCACATTAAATGATGACGAAGTAATTATCGATAGAAGAGCAGGAAGGAATATTGAAAAAGAGGATGCAGATGGAGTTGCAAAAGAGATTGAAGAAAAAATTAGCCTCTCAAGTCCAGATACATCTGTCGTAGTAGCACCAACAATAGGTCACAGAGTCACAGTCAGAATAAGGGCAAACAATAGAAAACTTTCTTCGAAAATCACCAACACAGATCCTGCATATAGCAACATAGGAGGTATGGGAGTAGCAAAAGCAGTGGGAGATTTCCTAAAAATTGAGAAATGCTTACCATTAGTAGATGATGAAAGTTCAAAATTTACTGCAAATATAGTCAATGAGTTTTCAGAGCAATCAATCAAAATTATGAAAGAAAGTGAAATTAATAAAAAAAGAAAAGAGCAAGCAAAGAAACAGCTTAGTTGTATTTTACTAAGAGATGCAGGAAACAAATACCCAGATGTGATTCCAATTAATGAAAAATATTCTATGCAGTTTTCATGTATTGTAGATATGCCAGTAGAGATTGGAATATCAAATGTTCTAAAAATGAAAGCATATGAAGCTGGAGGATTAACGGATTATGAAGAAAAAGCCAGAGTTGCAGCAAAAGCAATGGAAACTCAAAATTCAATCTATGTCCATCTCAAAGGACCAGATGAATTCGGTCACGATGGAGATGCAGTTGGAAAAATGAAAAATATTGAAGAGATTGATCAAAGATTTTTCAAAACACTTGTTGAAAACATTGATTCGAGTAAAGTTGCAATAGTAATATCTGCTGATCATTCTACACCATGCATTAACAAAGGTCATAGCGATGATCCTGTACCAGTTTTAGTTTCAGCAGATTTTATTAAAAATGACGGAACTACTAGAATGACTGAAGAGCAAGCAAAGAAAGGAAGTATTGGTCTTCTTCAAGGTGCAGAAGTTGTCCCAAAAGCACTAGAACTAATTAAATCTCAAACATAGTTAATTTTTTTGCTTGCTGCATTTCAACGCATTTCTTTCTTATTCTATCCACATCAATAGAATGATACATTGAAGGTGAAGAACCTAATTTTTCCAATGCCCTACTTAACATTCCGATGCCAATATTTTCTTCATTTTCTTGCTGATGTGCAAATGCTACTGCTACTAGAATAATTCCTTGGACTAGCTCCTTTTCTCTCCCATAGCATTGATTCCAAACACCCTCAAATGCTTCATGACACTCCCAAAATCTCTCATTATTAAAAAAAAAGATCCCATCCTTTATGCCCTTCTCTTTGTCAATGTGTTCCTCAAAAACATGTCTGACATTATCAAGATCCCCTATAGGGGACAATTTATCAACAAGTGAATCTAGATCTTCTTTTTCAGCAGCCACATCAAATTCTATAAATTTTGTAGCAACTCTAGCTAGTCTTACTGAGACATTTTTCATATCGGCTGCAAGATCTCTTGCCTTGTGAGCAAGCTCCCTGCAATTCTGAGGCAAATATTTCTCATTTTTAAAATGAAGAAGATAACGTTCCACATTATGATTCAGAAGGATTTTCTTAAATTTCTTCTGGATTTTCAATCAAGGTTTATATGAAATATCCAAAGGATTTTTGATACATGTCCATCATCGAGACAATCACAGACGTAGATAATACCTTTCTATCTAGAAGAGAACTTACATGTAATTTTGCCGGATTAGGTGGAAAACTAAAAAGTTTAGAGGCAGCAGATATGATTACTAAAGAATTCAAGCTAGATGGCAAAGTGGTAATTCCAATGAGACTTAAAACTCATGTAGGACAATCACATGTAACAGGTACTTTCTATGTATACGAAGATGAAGGTCTAGCCAAAAAACATGTTAATCCAACCATCTTCTCCAGAATTGAAAAAATTAAAACTAAATTGGCAGAAGCTCCTGCAGAAGAAGCATCTGAAGAAACACCTGCAGAGGTGAAAGCAGAAGATGCTGCACCTGAAGAAGCAAAAACAGAGGAGAAATCTGAATAATGCCTGTAGAACAAAAAGGCAAGAAAGGTTCTAGCCCAAATGTTTACAAATATTTTAAAGTAGACGGGGACAAAGTTACTAGAATTAAAAAAATTTGTTCGAGATGTGGAAAAGGTGTTTTTATGTCAGAACATAAAGATAGACATACTTGTGGAAAGTGTGGACTAACCGAATTCAATCAATAATAAAATTATTTTAAAGTAATTTCTTATTTAGTACAATCTTTTTTGTCGAATTTTAGAACTTTTTTCTTCCAACTGTTCAATTTTTGAAACAAATTCCGGTACAAGTTGTATTTTAGAAAGAGATTCTGCAGATAATTTCACATTATTTGAATCCAAAGAGATGTTTGATTTTGGAAGATTTTTGTCAGCCCAAAATTTCATCACTTTATCTTCAAGTTTGTAATCACGAAATCCAGATGGGAATTTTTTTGTTATATGATTTAACAAAGTACGATCCTTGAAAACAACTTTTGGTTCAAATAACCTGGTTTCATCAGTGTAAACATTTTCAAATAAATTTCCAGATATTTCATCAGACAATAACTCCATCTTGGAGATTTTTCTCATTAATTCTAGAAAATGTAAAAATTCATGCGCCAAAATTGCATGAATAGTACCTTTAAGCCCATAAGCAATTAGGGGTGCAGAAATCTGAATTACTACTTGGAACTTATCATCAAACATTACGGGTATTGTTCTTGCAAAGAGTATTCCAAATTCATAAGAGTTAGGGTTGGGGGAAGACAACACAAGAGAGGGTTCAACATATGCAACTGGGTATTTTATGCCAGATGCTTTTTCTATCCTATTAATTCCAGCAACAACTATTGGAAAACGTTCTACTACAAGATCATAGATTTTATCAGGAATGATTCCTTTAGAATGTGCGTCTTTGAAACGTATTAGCGGATCCAATATTACTCCTCGACAACTTTGAATGTAAAAGGGTTAATGTGTTTAGGATCTTGGCTTTCCAGATTTTGCTTTCTTTCTTTTACGAGTTTCAGCCCTTTGATCAGCATGTCTTTGATGTTTTCCTTTTTTTCTCATTGGCATGATATTTTACGATATTCAGAGGTAGTTAATTGTTATCATTTTACTAAACTCAGAAATACACAGAAACGATTTTTTGAGTACGGGGTATCAAGAAAGGGTTATTCTGTAAGAGTTTTTTGAGTCATTTCAAGTGCACAAGTAGTTGAACAGTAAGGACTTGCGCGGTTTTCAAATTCCTTTTCACAATTCATACATCTAGAAATCAAGAGAGATCACTTCATACACTTACGTAGTTCTTCAGAGATCACATGAGAAAAACTTGCTGTGCTATTGGTTTGTTGAATAAGTTTGGCTTGTTTTACTCTTAGTTTTTTAATTACTTCATCATCTAAAACAACAGTTACACGTTTTTTAGATAAATTACTCACATACTATATAATGCAATTATGAAAATAAAGAACACGCCCCATGGAGAGTTTAGTTAATAAGAAAAAGCAAGAAAAGACACATAGAAAAGCGAGACGAAGTAAGTTGGAGATCTATTACAACATATTAACAGAGTTAAAAAAAGAATCAAACCTAGAACAAATTAAACCCACAAGAATTCAACAAAAATGCAACATGTCCTATGATAAATTTTCTAAAAACCTTTTAGAATTACAAAAACGAAAACTTGTTGCAGATGACCAATCACTCAAAATTACGGATAAAGGAATTCAATTAATAAATGACTATAGTAAAATCAACGATTTTTTGGAAAAAATGAAACTAGATTACATCGAGGAGGAATCAAAATGAA
It contains:
- a CDS encoding aminotransferase class I/II-fold pyridoxal phosphate-dependent enzyme, whose translation is MSDINDLRNKMDQVTLEMIKLLKIRTDIAKEIGEVKKNIGKGVTDEVREDNLRRKVISLCDEIGLEESIATKFFNFLLNESVKVQSVNKQTHLSIFLKAKSMEQQGKKIIHMEVGEPDFLPPLIVKKALEEVFDKGFLKYGQARGMPTFREALAKYASKKFNAKVTEDNIIVSPGARFSIFTAITTLLNPGDEMIVIEPAWPAYKDCALNAGIKVRTISTTLEEKWDPSLEQIKNTINSNTKMIVLNYPNNPTGKILSEKLQDTIVELAKQNDLYVLSDEIYSQYAKSNWKSILSYDYKKSIVTQSFSKSHAMTGFRIGYAIADTEIIEKMAKLEALCLTNVSEPIQYIAMKALEADTSNNSNTVQNRLDLLIEKASEIGLDFVVPDGAMYIFARNNQEGFDGIQFANSSLEKGLAVAPGEGFGNYRNFIRISACQDEKTLIEGMNILSNIMSEKQ
- a CDS encoding prephenate dehydrogenase/arogenate dehydrogenase family protein, which encodes MKKITVVGAGGQMGQWFAKYFAAKDFEVTGYDSENKIAGKNIISSDSLVGSILKSDYVVLCTPTRRTPEIIRLIAKEMKRGTYLIEISSEKSKVVSSLSKMPDKINPICIHPMFGPGTKTIKGQNIISVPIKDAKKELTVAKTLFEGANFVTIDAAEHDKKIAVILGLTHLMNLVFANIISKDEKMNLTEKMSGTTFRVQKTLAESIMTESPELIETIIANPEIRRVAEELWKDIGRLLTAVQESKTEEVITYIKECQERLAKHTDVAESYKRMTKMVKAVEK
- a CDS encoding NUDIX domain-containing protein, with the protein product MRSTKIVTSFIRSNDKLLILKRSDKVKSMKGLWAGVSGIIENNEEPLKRAKIEIFEEVGITEDEIRLVKSAAGMRVNSPQYQNHEWEIYPFLFEAENPTVKLNWENSQYEWINIEELEKYETVPSLQKVLFNLL
- the thiC gene encoding phosphomethylpyrimidine synthase ThiC, producing the protein MATQMTSARRGVATDEMKQVAKDEDVSLDWLIPKIARGSIIIPSNNSRPQKIHNVGIGKGLKTKVNVNIGTSTLNVNLDEEIEKAKVAVKYHADTMMDLSDGGDVKMIRQTLMDTAPITFGTVPIYEAYNYGVEVHKNPLNLTEDDYLNAFENNAKDGVDYTTIHCGITKDIAKRILKVQRYGGVVSKGGTITAAWMLKHDKENPYLTHYDYLIEIAKKYDVTFSLGDALRPGSILDSHDELQVQEMINISQLTKRAHEQDIQVMVEGPGHVPLNEVAANVRLAKSLIGDVPYYVLGPLVTDVASGHDHIASAIGAAVSASEGVDLLCYLTPSEHLALPNADEVKAGLIAYRIAAHAGDLVKIRDKVIKWDMEMTEARRTLDWEKQLALSIDPEEAAKIHSRTGQHPGNNVPCTMCGGACVYMMLPQQKKYEKENDNLQQIE
- the thiD gene encoding bifunctional hydroxymethylpyrimidine kinase/phosphomethylpyrimidine kinase, whose protein sequence is MNLLSIGGSDPSSGAGIQSDIKTFSSFNVHCLTVVTAITSQNTSNFGIVEPVSQKILKDQILSVMSDFKIDGIKIGMVYNSDIIKILHTKLRKLKIPIVVDPVIKSTTGGMLIEKTAIVDFQKYIIPLATVITPNKYEAEILSKSKITSKKSTSMVAKKIQRMGAKNVVITGAQTGSKKISDFILEKHKEYYISGEKINSINHGSGCNYSAAIVFALAKNKTIEESLRFAQQFTHNSIKNAKKVGKGIVITEIQDPIHKELSEAIEKFIQIKNIYKNIPECQINYVYSKQKPKSIKDILGISGRIVKSGNGATVAGELDYGGSKHVATALLIMNKKYPKICSAINIKYQDTTISKIKKSKLIVSSYDRKEEPKNVKIKGSTIEWGIKKAVKNTTKIPDVIYHKGDFGKEPMIIIFGETPDNVLKKIMKII
- a CDS encoding nucleotidyltransferase family protein, with the translated sequence MKAVILAGGLGTRLQPYTTFLPKPMLPLGEKPILEHLIEWTRKNGVKSIVLCVSYLRKTIEDYFEDGKRLGVNIEYAVSDKPLATAGQLKTAEKFIDDTFVCIYGDSIFNFSLRNMIKQHKQKKAFVTMSLNEYKTNLPYGVIDTLKNGRVSSWNEKPEIKANVNMGCYVMEPEILKFIPKNKPFGMDDVIKKAMSRKKVVSSFLTKNGFTDIGNKASYKKAYQEYIQKLGKI
- a CDS encoding GNAT family N-acetyltransferase, whose translation is MSDPIIRELRKEDLWNGFLISLDSLKNASNIEKSKAEEIFEKINSNPDHIIAVAEIDGKIVGSTTLLIESKFIHNGGLVGHIEDVVVNKEFQGQRIGEKIMNYLIEISKKRGCYKTILDCTDDVKPFYEKLGFKQVANELRLDHI